One Hyphomicrobiales bacterium genomic window carries:
- a CDS encoding hypothetical protein (Evidence 5 : Unknown function), protein MPGRITSESALRRIAELYRIEDDIRGQPADARRVLRQEKSLPIIAELEPWLREKLVLISQKTKLAEAIRYALSRWQGLTRFLDDGRIEIDSNVVERSIRPIALNRKNALFAGSDGGAEHWAVVASLIETCKLNAVEPLGYLADVLTRVVNGHPNSQIDDLLPWAYIIEPEIKAVA, encoded by the coding sequence ATGCCCGGCCGGATTACGTCGGAATCCGCACTCCGGCGCATCGCTGAACTCTATCGGATCGAGGACGATATCCGCGGCCAGCCGGCGGACGCACGCCGTGTGTTGCGCCAGGAAAAGAGCCTGCCGATCATTGCCGAACTCGAGCCTTGGCTGCGCGAGAAGCTCGTGTTGATCAGCCAGAAAACCAAGCTCGCCGAGGCGATCCGCTATGCACTCTCGCGGTGGCAAGGCCTCACCCGGTTCCTGGATGATGGCCGCATCGAGATCGACAGCAACGTGGTCGAGCGCTCCATCCGGCCGATCGCCCTCAACCGCAAGAACGCGCTCTTCGCAGGCTCTGACGGCGGCGCGGAGCATTGGGCCGTCGTCGCGTCGCTGATCGAAACCTGCAAACTCAACGCTGTCGAGCCGCTCGGCTATCTCGCCGACGTGCTCACCAGGGTCGTCAACGGCCACCCCAACAGCCAGATCGACGACCTCCTGCCCTGGGCCTACATCATCGAGCCCGAGATCAAGGCCGTGGCCTGA
- a CDS encoding putative amidase (Evidence 3 : Putative function from multiple computational evidences), which translates to MTIDLAFSSAIEVSKAIKIKQLSPVEVVEASLQRLQLVEPRLNCFATVTAERARCSARLAEQAVMSGERVGLLHGLPISVKDLLPVAGVKEMFGSQLMMDNIATVDAPVVERLRAAGACLIGKTTTSEFGCKAVGDSPLTGITRNPWNLNKTPGGSSCGAAASVASGVTPFAIGTDGGGSIRVPSSFTNLFGIKPQFGRVPIYPPTATPSLAHIGLLARSVRDAALLLSAISGYDDRDPFSVAAEVPNFVAACDVPVSKLRLGWSPTLGYANPTSDVLSIVENAVRRLEGMGCELVLLDAPLGNDPIGIWEAEFFAGVGTRLADALRTSVDKLDSAVAKVLIRGLEQDLKTYYANVFDRFIFFDKIRQLFKTIDVLLTPTLPVPPFDVGLNVPPEYGDNNLTGWVAYTYPFNLTGQPAASIPAGFTSAGLPVGLQAVAKPYCEVDLFRIGAALENVIQRTALPMA; encoded by the coding sequence ATGACGATTGATCTTGCATTTTCGTCGGCGATTGAAGTCAGCAAAGCAATTAAGATCAAGCAACTCTCGCCGGTGGAGGTTGTCGAGGCGTCGCTTCAGCGTCTGCAATTGGTCGAGCCGCGACTGAATTGCTTTGCGACGGTAACCGCAGAGAGAGCTAGATGCTCAGCGCGGCTTGCAGAACAAGCGGTTATGTCGGGAGAAAGAGTGGGCCTACTCCACGGGTTGCCCATTTCCGTCAAAGATTTGTTGCCAGTCGCTGGTGTTAAGGAGATGTTCGGTTCCCAACTGATGATGGACAACATTGCCACCGTCGATGCCCCCGTTGTCGAGCGACTGCGAGCTGCGGGGGCTTGTCTTATTGGTAAAACGACAACCAGTGAATTCGGGTGCAAAGCAGTGGGTGATTCGCCACTAACGGGGATCACTCGGAATCCTTGGAACTTGAACAAAACCCCAGGAGGATCGAGTTGCGGAGCAGCAGCTAGTGTTGCGAGCGGCGTTACTCCATTCGCGATCGGTACAGATGGTGGTGGATCGATACGTGTTCCTAGCTCATTCACAAATCTCTTTGGGATCAAGCCGCAGTTTGGCCGAGTACCGATTTACCCACCAACCGCAACGCCAAGCTTGGCCCATATTGGCCTATTAGCTCGCAGCGTACGAGATGCAGCGCTGTTATTGTCCGCGATTAGTGGATACGACGATCGAGATCCTTTTTCCGTGGCCGCCGAAGTTCCGAACTTTGTCGCGGCTTGCGACGTCCCAGTTTCTAAATTGCGGCTTGGCTGGAGTCCTACCCTTGGTTACGCAAACCCCACAAGTGACGTCTTATCTATTGTTGAAAATGCTGTACGACGATTAGAGGGGATGGGATGCGAGTTAGTATTACTGGATGCTCCGCTAGGCAATGATCCAATAGGAATTTGGGAAGCGGAGTTTTTTGCTGGCGTCGGCACGCGCCTCGCAGATGCTCTCAGAACCTCTGTTGACAAATTGGATTCTGCGGTGGCCAAAGTGTTGATCCGCGGGCTAGAGCAAGATCTAAAAACCTACTACGCAAACGTATTTGATCGATTCATCTTTTTCGATAAGATCCGCCAATTGTTCAAGACAATTGATGTACTGCTTACCCCGACGTTGCCAGTCCCGCCGTTTGACGTAGGACTGAACGTGCCGCCGGAGTACGGCGACAACAATCTCACGGGATGGGTGGCCTACACATATCCTTTCAACCTCACGGGGCAGCCCGCTGCATCGATCCCCGCAGGTTTCACGTCGGCAGGTCTTCCCGTCGGCTTGCAGGCAGTTGCAAAGCCATATTGCGAAGTCGATTTATTTCGAATAGGCGCCGCTTTGGAAAATGTGATCCAGAGAACGGCTTTGCCAATGGCTTAG
- a CDS encoding transposase, whose product MADYREAFVGIDVAKLRNAIAIAGSGREGEVRFFGEVDASDASMRRVIQRIAGRFDRVHFCYEAGPTGYGLYRLIRSLGHECIVVAPSLIPRKPGDRVKTNRRDALSLARLLRAGELTAVWVPDEGHEAMRDLVRARAAAVETLRVHRQHVSAFMLKHGRIYPRKKGWTMRYLRWLQEQPFDHPAHQIALQELVEAVRISKERVERLERVIEEFVSAWSLAPIVRALQTLRGVDLIVAVTFATEVGDVTRFDSPRQLMGYLGLVPGERSTGETVRRGGITKAGNGRVRHMLVESAWTYRHAPRVGAKKLYRLEQASPRVREIAWKAQTRLTTRYRMLSGRGKKTTVVCTAIARELAGFMWAVAREAQAA is encoded by the coding sequence GTGGCAGATTATAGGGAAGCATTTGTCGGAATCGATGTCGCAAAACTGAGGAACGCCATCGCGATTGCGGGTTCCGGCCGGGAGGGAGAAGTTCGCTTCTTCGGCGAGGTCGACGCCTCGGATGCGAGCATGCGCCGTGTTATCCAGCGGATCGCCGGCAGGTTCGATCGAGTTCATTTCTGCTACGAGGCTGGCCCGACCGGCTATGGCCTCTATCGGCTGATCCGTTCGCTGGGTCACGAATGCATCGTGGTGGCCCCGTCGCTGATTCCGAGAAAGCCAGGCGACAGGGTGAAGACAAACCGCCGGGACGCTCTTTCTCTGGCCCGGCTGCTGCGCGCCGGCGAACTGACGGCGGTATGGGTTCCTGATGAAGGCCACGAAGCCATGCGAGATCTCGTCCGTGCCCGGGCGGCCGCGGTCGAGACGCTTCGGGTCCATCGGCAGCATGTGAGCGCCTTCATGCTCAAGCACGGACGCATCTATCCTCGCAAAAAGGGCTGGACGATGCGCTATCTGCGCTGGCTACAAGAGCAACCGTTCGATCATCCCGCACATCAGATTGCGCTCCAGGAACTGGTCGAAGCGGTCCGAATCTCGAAAGAGCGGGTCGAGCGACTTGAGCGTGTGATCGAGGAGTTCGTTTCGGCCTGGTCGTTGGCGCCGATCGTGCGAGCGCTGCAGACTTTGCGCGGCGTAGACCTGATCGTCGCCGTGACATTCGCCACCGAGGTTGGCGACGTGACCCGGTTCGACAGTCCGCGCCAGCTCATGGGATATCTCGGCCTCGTTCCTGGAGAACGATCGACCGGCGAGACAGTCAGACGGGGCGGCATCACCAAGGCGGGAAACGGCCGCGTTCGCCATATGCTGGTCGAGAGCGCCTGGACCTATAGGCATGCGCCGAGGGTCGGGGCGAAGAAGCTATACCGTCTGGAGCAAGCATCTCCAAGGGTGCGAGAGATCGCCTGGAAGGCGCAGACCCGACTGACGACCCGATATCGGATGTTGAGCGGCCGGGGCAAGAAGACAACGGTGGTCTGCACAGCGATCGCCCGTGAGTTGGCCGGCTTCATGTGGGCCGTTGCAAGGGAGGCGCAAGCAGCCTGA
- a CDS encoding transposase: MRQLRQMLRLAGDGTSAREIAQRLGIARSTVQDNLKRAEASGLSWPLPGELTDDALENRLFARAGVKQGARRLPEPNWADLALELKKPGVTLMLLWEEYRAVHAGGYGYSRFCDLFRGFEKRLSPTMRQEHVVGDKVFVDYSGKKIAIIDPLTGEIREAEIFVGVLGASGYTYAEATWTQTLPDWIGAHVRMFSFFVGVPRLIVPDNLKSGVNHASFYDPEINRSYGMMASHYGVGVLPARPRRPKDKAKVENGVRFAQTCILGRLRRQTFFSLAEANTAIAGALDRINDHVMRRLGVSRRHLFETVERPALASLPVQDYEFAEWRLARVATDYHVEFKTFFYSVPHSLIRQQVDIRATSRTIEIFHRGKRVAVHQRRYGGRRYGTNPEHMPSSHRRYAEWTPARFRRWAASIGPQTEGLIIAILASRPHPEQGFRTCLGVLRLYRDLHRDRAEAVSARAVEIGGLTCKSIAALITNHKAARPAGNPGAIIDHANLRGPGYFH; this comes from the coding sequence ATGAGACAACTACGACAGATGCTGCGGCTTGCCGGCGACGGAACCAGCGCCCGCGAGATCGCACAGAGGCTGGGCATCGCGCGCAGCACCGTGCAGGATAATCTGAAGCGGGCAGAAGCTTCAGGGCTGAGTTGGCCGCTACCAGGCGAACTGACCGACGACGCGCTGGAGAACCGGCTGTTCGCCCGCGCCGGGGTGAAGCAGGGTGCGCGCCGGCTGCCGGAACCGAACTGGGCAGATCTTGCTCTGGAGTTGAAGAAGCCCGGCGTCACGCTGATGCTGCTTTGGGAGGAGTACCGCGCCGTCCATGCCGGCGGCTATGGCTACAGCCGTTTCTGCGACCTGTTTCGCGGCTTCGAGAAGCGCCTGTCGCCGACGATGCGCCAAGAGCATGTCGTCGGCGACAAGGTGTTCGTGGACTATTCCGGCAAGAAGATCGCCATCATCGATCCGCTGACCGGCGAGATCCGTGAGGCGGAGATTTTCGTCGGCGTCCTGGGCGCATCCGGCTACACCTATGCGGAAGCGACCTGGACGCAGACATTGCCGGATTGGATCGGCGCGCATGTACGCATGTTCAGCTTCTTCGTCGGCGTCCCGCGCCTGATCGTGCCCGACAACCTGAAGTCCGGTGTCAATCATGCCTCCTTCTATGATCCGGAGATCAACCGCAGCTACGGCATGATGGCCTCGCACTATGGCGTCGGCGTGCTGCCGGCGCGGCCGCGTCGCCCGAAGGACAAGGCCAAGGTCGAGAACGGCGTGCGTTTTGCCCAGACCTGCATCCTCGGCCGGCTGCGGCGGCAGACATTCTTCTCGTTAGCCGAGGCCAATACCGCAATCGCCGGGGCGCTCGACCGCATCAATGACCATGTCATGCGCCGCCTTGGCGTCAGCCGTCGCCATTTGTTCGAGACGGTGGAACGGCCGGCGCTGGCGAGCCTGCCGGTGCAGGATTACGAGTTCGCCGAATGGCGCCTGGCCCGCGTCGCCACCGACTACCATGTCGAGTTCAAGACCTTCTTCTATTCCGTGCCGCACAGCCTCATTCGCCAGCAGGTCGACATCCGCGCGACCAGCAGGACGATCGAGATCTTCCATCGCGGCAAGCGCGTCGCCGTTCATCAGCGCCGCTATGGCGGACGCCGTTACGGCACCAACCCTGAGCACATGCCCAGTTCCCACCGTCGATATGCGGAGTGGACGCCGGCACGCTTCCGGCGCTGGGCCGCGTCGATCGGACCACAGACCGAGGGGCTGATCATCGCCATTCTGGCCAGCCGGCCCCATCCCGAGCAGGGGTTCCGCACCTGCCTGGGTGTTTTGCGTCTCTATCGCGATCTTCATCGTGATCGCGCCGAGGCGGTCTCGGCACGCGCCGTCGAGATCGGCGGACTGACCTGCAAGAGCATCGCCGCCCTCATCACCAACCACAAAGCCGCCCGGCCCGCCGGCAATCCCGGCGCCATCATCGACCACGCCAATCTGCGTGGTCCTGGTTACTTCCATTGA
- a CDS encoding hypothetical protein (Evidence 5 : Unknown function): MSAVKVWNARAQPIVGSAAHSDDRAWVEAELKDVGDQALMRGLVTAFPIMRPGLFLSYCGRRPDCRPQSV; the protein is encoded by the coding sequence ATGTCCGCTGTCAAGGTTTGGAACGCGAGGGCGCAACCGATTGTGGGATCGGCTGCTCATTCTGATGATCGCGCATGGGTGGAGGCGGAACTGAAGGACGTCGGTGATCAAGCTCTGATGCGCGGGTTGGTTACCGCATTCCCGATTATGCGTCCGGGGCTGTTCCTATCTTACTGCGGGCGTCGGCCAGATTGCCGGCCACAAAGCGTCTGA
- a CDS encoding MBL fold hydrolase, putative ACE hydrolase (Evidence 3 : Putative function from multiple computational evidences; Product type e : enzyme) produces MAKALMLGSGAALPAKGRFNTSLAILEGARTLLIDCAQPASELLYHHGVDIVSVDTVVITHMHADHVTGVGQLAHLKHVLFDNKPPRVFLDRNDGFIKDNLRHPHRNELNNVNPWLNIYVPAGVEETMTQYLSALYMRPEVFAKYSVSVLPYGEGEFHSDENFKLVAYPNAHIREFYPELQNTDAVLSSYTIMIETLGRKCLYSSDLASFEEIDHLVDGADTIFVEGAHFSPSELIRFAQEHKLEQVFVHHILATWEEEFARLARELAQANVKLTFDGFEVEL; encoded by the coding sequence ATGGCGAAAGCTCTGATGTTGGGTTCAGGCGCGGCATTACCAGCGAAGGGTCGATTCAACACGTCATTGGCAATCCTGGAAGGGGCGAGAACTCTCCTAATCGATTGCGCTCAGCCCGCGAGCGAACTACTCTACCACCACGGTGTAGACATTGTATCGGTAGATACGGTCGTCATCACCCATATGCACGCCGATCATGTTACGGGGGTTGGGCAATTGGCTCACCTAAAGCATGTTTTATTCGACAATAAACCTCCGAGGGTGTTTTTAGACCGTAACGATGGGTTTATCAAAGATAACCTCCGACATCCACACCGGAATGAATTGAACAATGTAAATCCGTGGCTGAACATTTATGTTCCCGCGGGGGTGGAAGAAACGATGACGCAATATCTCTCGGCCCTTTATATGAGGCCAGAGGTTTTCGCAAAGTACAGTGTAAGTGTACTTCCTTATGGGGAGGGTGAATTTCACAGCGATGAAAACTTTAAACTTGTAGCATATCCGAACGCTCATATTCGTGAATTCTACCCTGAGCTTCAGAATACCGACGCAGTGCTTTCAAGTTATACGATTATGATTGAGACTCTGGGTCGCAAATGCCTATATTCGAGCGATCTCGCCAGCTTCGAAGAGATCGATCACCTTGTAGATGGCGCCGATACCATCTTCGTCGAAGGCGCACACTTTTCGCCTTCGGAGCTCATCAGATTTGCTCAAGAACACAAGCTCGAACAAGTATTCGTGCATCATATCCTGGCAACGTGGGAAGAAGAATTTGCTCGCCTAGCCAGGGAATTAGCGCAAGCCAACGTAAAACTCACCTTTGATGGGTTTGAAGTTGAGCTCTGA
- a CDS encoding putative membrane transporter protein (Evidence 3 : Putative function from multiple computational evidences): MIVVVTALGFGAAWLQYGFIPNGDRPYAIAGVSIAIWHLVWMGIWTGYTMALVGQAAGIFALPYSTSVLQFSNPHVSPTMLVLTFVNPAGALLGYRRSGQWNLDLALAVCLGGVAGAIVGPLFRATVLMHADPFRLTLGIALAAFGLQLCWKAARDYSRFGRSMGRDFAEDSSPSTMRFEITTTEKNWRSISIKFGRHHRTLPNLQLFAIGAGVGVFSSALGVGGGFLLVPIFAIAYRLPLYVMVAATIPYSIVLSFVGILTFVLVLPAIGIEAISPEWSWGFFTAAGGLFGSWCASKTQLYVPEHVLNGLLGSLTSVVGIIYILSFVIKLPFSL, from the coding sequence ATGATCGTAGTGGTTACAGCCTTAGGCTTTGGCGCGGCGTGGCTTCAGTATGGCTTCATCCCTAACGGCGATCGCCCATATGCGATAGCAGGCGTATCTATCGCCATCTGGCACCTGGTCTGGATGGGAATCTGGACGGGGTACACAATGGCGTTGGTCGGGCAGGCGGCAGGCATCTTCGCGCTGCCCTACAGCACATCCGTTCTTCAGTTCAGCAATCCACACGTCAGTCCGACCATGCTTGTTCTCACATTCGTCAACCCGGCCGGTGCGCTTCTTGGCTACCGGCGCAGTGGCCAATGGAATCTTGACCTAGCGTTGGCTGTCTGCCTCGGTGGAGTAGCCGGAGCAATTGTCGGGCCGCTTTTCCGTGCTACCGTACTCATGCATGCTGACCCGTTTCGGCTAACGCTCGGGATCGCCCTGGCGGCATTCGGCCTCCAACTATGCTGGAAGGCAGCACGCGACTATTCGCGATTTGGCCGTTCCATGGGGCGTGATTTCGCCGAAGACAGTAGTCCATCAACGATGCGGTTCGAAATCACGACGACAGAAAAAAACTGGCGCTCCATTTCAATCAAGTTCGGCCGGCATCATCGTACACTACCAAACCTGCAACTGTTTGCTATCGGAGCCGGCGTCGGTGTCTTTTCCTCAGCATTGGGCGTAGGCGGTGGATTTCTGCTGGTTCCGATCTTTGCAATTGCTTATCGTCTTCCGCTTTACGTCATGGTGGCTGCCACAATTCCGTACTCCATTGTTCTGTCCTTTGTCGGAATCCTGACGTTCGTACTTGTTCTGCCTGCCATTGGCATCGAAGCTATCAGTCCTGAGTGGTCGTGGGGCTTTTTCACCGCGGCCGGCGGTCTGTTCGGCTCATGGTGCGCATCGAAAACTCAGCTTTATGTGCCAGAACACGTGCTGAACGGGCTGCTCGGCAGCCTGACAAGTGTTGTCGGAATCATCTACATCCTGAGTTTTGTGATAAAATTGCCCTTCTCGCTTTAA
- a CDS encoding hypothetical protein (Evidence 5 : Unknown function), whose amino-acid sequence MPVGVIVNSELAGVGLCQSLGPAADRGREATVPVPHCELRMLTVSMLSFTARGLILPS is encoded by the coding sequence ATGCCTGTCGGAGTGATCGTGAATTCAGAGCTGGCAGGAGTAGGTTTGTGCCAGTCCCTTGGGCCGGCGGCAGACCGCGGCCGCGAAGCTACTGTTCCGGTTCCACATTGCGAGTTACGTATGCTGACAGTGAGTATGCTGAGCTTCACTGCCCGCGGCCTGATTTTGCCATCGTAA